Part of the Streptomyces sp. NBC_01353 genome, TCTCCATGGACTTCGTCGGCTCGCGTCACGCCTCGATCGTCGACGCCGGTGCCACCAAGGTCGACGGCGACAACGCGATCCTCTACCTCTGGTACGACAACGAGTTCGGCTACTCGTGCCAGGTCATCCGCGTCGTCCAGCACGTGTCCGGCGTCGAGTACCCGACGTACCCGGTGCCCGTGGTCTGACCTCGGCGGTCCGGCACGTCCGGGTCCCGGTGAACGGGGCGGCGGTGGAGCGGTGCGGCAGATCCCGGAAGGGATCGCGCACCCTCCCACCACCGCCCCGTCGGCGTTCTGGTGGCTTGCGACAGCCGGTCGAACTCACGTGCGTGACGTACGCGAGTCAGGGAATCCGGTGCGAAGCCCACCTGCGCGTCCTGGGCACGCTCGCCTCCCCGCCGCTGACGTCTCGTCCGAGGACGAGCGAGGTCAGAACCCCCGGCGCGGTTCGCCGCCGGAGCCCGGTGTGACCAGGCCCGTCTCGTAGGCGGCGATCACCGCCTGCGCCCGGTCGCGGAGCCGGAGCTTGGAGAGGATACGGGCGACATGCGTCTTGACCGTGGCTTCGCTCAGCCGGAAGCGGGCCGCCAGTTCGGCGTTGCTGTCGCCCCTCGCCAACGCCTCGAACACCTCCAGCTCCCGCGGTGTGAGCGCGGACAGATCGCGGTGCAGGGAGGTCGTGCGCTCCCGCGACATGGCGAAGCGCTCGACCAGGCGGCGCGTGATGGCCGGGGCCAGCAGGGCGTCCCCGGAGCGGACCAGCCGGACCGCGGCCGCCAGGTGTTCGGGGGTGACGTCCTTCAGCAGGAAGCCGCTCGCGCCCGCGCTCAGGGCGGCGTAGACGTACTGGTCGAGGTCGTACGTGGTCAGGATGACGACGCGGGGCGGCGACGTCCCCTCGTCCTGGAGGATGCGGCGCGTGGCCTCCAGGCCGTCGGTGCCCGGCATCCGAATGTCCATCAGGACCACGTCGGGCCGCGTACGGCGGACCGCGGCGACCGCCTCGTCCCCGTCGGCGGCCTCCCCGACCACCTCGATGCCGTCGGCGGCCAGGATCATCCGGAAGCCGGTCCGCACCAGGGCCTGGTCGTCGACGAGCACCACCCGGGGTGCCTCGGTCACGGCGCCTCCACCGGAATCACGGCTCTCCACCGGCATCACCGCTCCTCCACCGGAATCACGGCTCGGACCCCGTAGCCCCCGCGTGGTCTCGTGCCCGCGTGCAGCGTACCGCCGTAGACCGCCAGGCGTTCGCGCAGGCCCAGGAGCCCACGGCCGCCGCCGGGTCCGGCCGGAGGGCGCGCCGTACCGCCGGTGTCGGCCACCTCCACGCGCACCTCGCCCGGCGCGTACTCCACGGTGACCGACACGCTCGCCCCCGCGGCGTGTTTCACCGCGTTCGTCAGCGCCTCCTGCACCACCCGGTACGCGGCCAGTTCGACGCCGGCCGTCAGCTCGCCCGTCGGGGCGCCGCGCACCGTCAACTCCACCGGTACGCCGGTGTCCCGCACCCGCCCGGCCAGCTCCTCCAGCCGGTCGAGACCCGGCTGCGGGGCCAGGTCCACGGTCGCGGCAGGATCGGGGCCGTCGGCGGCCATCGTGAGCAGCCCCATCACATGGCGCAGCTCCGACATCGCGGTGCGGCCCGCCGCCTCCACCGCCAGCATCGCCTCCCTGGCCTGCTCGGGCGACTTGTCCAGCACCTTGCGCGCGGCGCCCGCCTGAATCGTCATCATGCTCACGTTGTGCGTGACCACATCGTGCAACTCGCGGGCGATCCGCGCCCGCTCCTGCTCCACGGCCCGCCGCAGCGCGGCCTGTTGCTCCTCCCGCAGCGCCTGCGCCCGCTGCCGCCAGGTGTGGATGCCGTGCGCGGCAACAGCGACCGGGAGCAGGACGAGGACGGGGACCAGACCCCCGTCCACCTCGGGGACCAGGGGTGTCGCCGCGTAGAGCACCACACCCGCGAGCAGCGAGGCGGCCGTGGCCATCCGGTGCGGGCTGTACATCGCCGCGCTGTACGCCGCTATCAGACCGGACGCGAAGGTGACCGTGATCGCGTCCTGGGTGACATCGCCCTGGTACAGCAGCGCCGTCGCCCCCACCACCATCCAGTACGCGGTCAGCGGGAAGCGGCGGCGCAGCACCAGCGGCAGCGCGGTCAGCACCGCCGCCGCCAGCTCCCAGAGTTCCACCGGCGGCAGGGTGTGCTCCACGATGGGCACGACCTGTTCGGCCCCGGGCTGCGGGACCGGCGGCACCGGCGGCACCGGCACGACCTGTTCGGCCCCGGGCGGCGGCACCGGCGGAACCGGCGGAGCCGAGGGCCCGCCGGGGAACGGGGCGTCGGGCCGGTCGGGCTCCCAACGGACCAGCTCCACATACGAACGGTCCAGATCGCCCACCACGGTCCACACCGCAACGGCCAGTGCGAGCACCGCATCGGCCACCCAGGACCGGAGCGACAACGGCGGCGGCGCGCCGACGGACCACAGCGCGCGCAACCGGCGGACGACCGACTCCTCTTCCCTGTTCACCGGGTCAGTGTGCCAAGCGGCGGGTGGGGCCGAATCAACCGTGGGACGCAGCCCCGTACTCCACGGGCGTACATCGCGAGGATGACGCGGCCCCGGCCTCCACCGAGCACGGTACGGATCTTCCGCACCGCGGCCGACGTGCGCGCATCCCGCTCCCTCCTAGCGTCGATGCCGCCCGACCGACCCAGCTGTGGAGGACCCATGACCGACCCTCTCATCGACGTACGCGAGGTGCGCAAGGCGTACGACGAGGGCCCACCCGCCTTGGACGGGCTGACGCTCCAGGTGCGTCCCGGGGAGGCGCTCGCCGTGCTCGGCCCGTCCGGCAGCGGCAAGTCGACGCTGCTCAACATGATCGCCGGCCTCGACCGTCCCACCACGGGCAGCGTCAGCGTCGACGGGCTGCGCGTCGACGCCCTGAACGAGACGGCCTCCGCGAAGTACCGGCGCTCGCGCATCGGCATGGTCTTCCAGTTCTTCAACCTCCTCGACGACCTCACCGTGACCGACAACGTGCTGCTGCCCGCCCAGCTGTCCGGCACGGCGCCCGCCAAGGCGGCGGCCCGCGCCGCCGAACTCCTCGCACAGCTCGGCATCGACCGGCACGCCCACGCCTATCCCGGCCGACTGTCCGGCGGCGAGCGCCAGCGCGTCGCGGTCGCCCGGGCCCTGATGAACCGCCCGCCGCTGCTGCTCGCCGACGAACCCACGGGCGCGCTGGACACCGCCTCCGGCACGGACGTACGCAACCTGTTGCGCGAGCTCAACACCGCCGGGCAGACCATCGTCCTCGTCACCCACGACCTCGCGCTCGCCGAGTCCTGTGCGACACGGACGATCGAGCTCGTCGACGGCCGGATCGCCCGCGACGTCCGGGCGGTGGCCCGATGAGCCGCCCCGTGGCACGGCGAAGCGCCCTGGGCCGGGTGGTCAGGGGCGGGGTCGGGCGGCGCCGCGTGCAGACCGCGGTCATAGCGCTCACGACGCTGCTGTCGGTGGCGGCCGCGGTCCTCGCGGTCGGGCTGCTCGTGGCCTCCCAAGGGCCGTTCGACCGGGCCTTCGCCCAGCAGCGAGGGGCCCATCTGACAGTGCAGTTCGACGGCTCCGCGATCACCGGCCAAGGGATCGCGGCGACCGCGGACGCCACCGGGGTGGACGCGACCGCGGGCCCGTTCGCCGTCGCCTCCGTCCGGCTGTACGACACCCAGGGTGCGCCGCCGGGGTTCGAACCGCCGGCTCTGACGGTGGTGGGGCGCGGCTCGCCCGAGGCCCCTGTGGACCGCCTGGAGCTGGTCGAGGGGCGCTGGGCGGGTGCCTCCGGGGAGATCGTGATGGAGCGGGGCGCGGCGCAGGGCGGCACCGGGCTCGGGACCCGCTTCCGGGCGGGCGACACCGAGCTGACCGTGGTCGGGATCGCCGAGTCGGCGGGGGAGAGCGCCGACGCCTGGGTCGTACCCGCGCAGCTGCCCGGGCTGGCCGGCACACCGACCGGCTCGCGCCCGGGTTCACCGCCCGGACTGCAGATGCTCTACCGGCTCACCGACTCCGCGACCCGCGCCGACATCGAGGCCGGCCGGGCGGCGATCGCCGCCGCCGTGCCGCCGCGGGCGATCGCGGGCACGCAGTCGTACCTCGACGTCCGGCAGACCGCCCAGGAGAACACCGCCGCCTTCGTGCCCTTCATCACCGCCTTCGCCCTGCTCGGCCTCGCCATGTCCGTCCTGGTGATCGGCATCGTCGTCAGCGGCGCCGTGGGCGCCGCGACCCGGCGCATCGGGATCCTGAAGTCCCTCGGCTTCACACCGCTCCAGGTGGGGCGGGCATACGTCGGCCAGGCGCTGATCCCGGCCTCGGTGGGCGCCGTGCTGGGCGCGGCCCTGGGCAACGTGATCGCCGTGCCGCTGATGGCGGAAGTGGCGGAGGCGTACGGGACGGCGGCGGTGCTCATTCCCCTGTGGGTGGATCTCGTGGTGCCGGCGGGCGCCCTGGTGGTGGTCGCCGCCACCGCGTTCGGCCCGGCGCTGCGGGCGGCGCGGTTGCGCACCGTGCTGGTGCTCGGCGCCGGACGGACCGGGGGCGGTCGGCGTGGGGGCCGCGCACGCCACCTGCTGGGCCGTCTGCCGCTGCCCCGGCCGGTCGTCATGGGGCTCGGGAGTCCGTTCGCCCGGCCGGCGCGGTCGGCGACGATGGCCGCCGCGGTCGCGTTCGGGGCCCTGGCGGTGACGTTCGCGGTGGGCCTCGGCAGCACGCTGGTCGCGGTCAAGACGGGTGGGGACCCGGACCGCGGCGGCACGGTCACGGTCCACACGGTGTCCCCTCCGGGGCCCGATGTCACACGCCCTCCGGAGCCGGCCGACCCGGCGAAGGTCGCCGCGGCGATCCAGGCCCGCTCGGACACCGCGTCCTTCCACCGGACCGCCAAGTCACAGGTGGGGGTGGCCGGTCTCAAGGGTGGCATACCGCTCGTCGCGTACGAGGGCGACACCGCCGGCGCCGGCGCGGGCGTCACGATGGTGTCGGGGCGCTGGTTCAGCGGCCCCGGCGAGGCGGTCGCGGCCGCGCGCTTCCTGCAGGCCGCGGGGGTGCGGGTGGGGGAGACGGTCGCCGTGTCGGACCGGGGGCGCACGGTCCGGCTGCGGATCGTCGGCGAGGTCTTCGACCTCGGCGACAAGGGGATGACCCTGCGCACCGACGCCTCGTCGGTCGCCGCGCTGGAGACCCGCTTCCTGCCGGCCGACTTCAGTGTCGAGCTCACGGCCGGTACGGACCCGGCCCGTTACGTCGAGGAGCTGAACGCCGCTCTGACGCCGCTCGGCGCGTGGGCGGCGGCCACGGAGGCGGGCAAGTCCAGTGTGATCCTGGCGATGCAGGCGCTGATCGCGATGCTCACGCTGATGCTCGTCGCGGTGGCCTGCCTGGGCGTGCTCAACACGGTGGTGCTCGACACCCGGGACCGGGTCCGGGACCTGGGCGTGCTCAAGGCCCTGGGAATGACCCCCCGTCAGACGGTCGTCCAGGTCCTCACCTCGGTGGGCGCGATCGGCGTGGTGGCGGGGGCGATCGGGGTCCCGCTCGGCGTGACGCTGCACCGCACGGTGATGCCGGCGATGGGTCGCGCGGTCGGCACCACGATCCCGGGCGCCCACATCGACGTCTACGGCGCGGGGTTGCTCGCCGCGCTCGCCCTGGCCGGCGTGGCGATCGCGATCACGGGCGCGCTGGCTCCGGCAGTCTGGGCGGCGCGGACACCGACCGCGCGGGCGCTGCGGACGGAGTGACAACCCTGCAGGGTGCCGCGACCCGGGAGTCCGTGGCCGGGGGTACAGCCTGTCGGTGCGCGACGAGGACGTGGACGTCCACCAGTTCGAGGAAGTGGCCGCACGGGGCAGGCGCGAGCTGGCCGCGGGCCGCCTCGACGAAGCGGCGTCGGTGCGAACGACCGAATCGCGTAGAGGACGCGTAAAGAGCGCGCCGCCACTCGTCAGGGACGCGTTAACGGAAGCCGTGACCTGGCCGAAAGGCGCTTTGCTCATCTGGTCCGAGAATCCGTTCTTCACTCAGGAGCTCACGATGGCCGACGTGGCCTTCGTCGTCACCACGATCGCGGTCTTCGCGCTGGTGGCCTTCATCGGCAAGGGGGTGGCCAAGCTGTGACTGCCGAGAACATCGTCGGTCTCCTCGTGGCCGTCGCCCTGCTGGGCTATCTCGTCCTCGCCCTCGTCAAGCCGGAGAGGTTCTGAGTACGGATATGAGCCCCGTTCTTGCTGGAGTCCTCCAGCTCCTCGCCCTGATGGCCGCGCTCGGCCTCGCCTACCGGCCGCTCGGTGACCACATGGCCCGTGTCTACTCCTCCGACAAGCATCTGCGGGTCGAGAAGTGGATCTACAAGGCGATCGGTGCGAATCCGAGCGTCGAGATGCGCTGGCCCGCCTATCTGCGCGGCGTCCTCGCCTTCTCGGCGGTGAGCGTCCTCTTCCTCCACCTGCTCCAGCGGGTGCAGGGGTCGCTGCCCGGCTCCCTCGGTTTCTCCTCGATCGACCCGGACCAGGCGTTCAACACGGCCGCCTCCTTCGTGGCCAACACCAACTGGCAGTCGTACTACGGCGAGCAGGCCATGGGCCACGTCGTACAGACCGGCGGCCTGGCGGTGCAGAACTTCGTCTCGGCCGCGGTGGGCATCGCGGTCGCGGTGGCGCTCGTGCGCGGCTTCGCCAGGTCCCGTACCGGTGAGCTGGGCAACTTCTGGGCCGACCTGGTCCGTGGTGTCGTGCGCATCCTGCTGCCGATCTCCGTGATCGGCGCGCTCGTCCTGGTCGCCTGCGGCGCCATCCAGAACTTCTCCGGTATCCACGAGGTCGGTCAGTTCATGGGCGGCTCGCAGCAGTGGAACGGCGGTGCGGTCGCCTCCCAGGAGGTCATCAAGGTGCTGGGCACCAACGGTGGCGGTTACTTCAACGCCAACTCGGCCCACCCCTTCGAGAACCCGAACCCGCTCTCGAACCTCTTCGAGATCTTCCTGATCCTCGTCATCCCCTTCGCGCTGACCCGCACGTTCGGCCGCATGGTCGGCTCGCTCAAGCAGGGTTACGCGATCCTCGCGACGATGGCCACCATCTGGCTCGGCTTCACCGCCCTGATGATGTGGACGGAGTTCGCCCATCACGGTCCCGCGTTCGACATCGCCGGTGGCGCGATGGAGGGCAAGGAGACCCGGTTCGGCATCGGCGGCTCGTCGATCTTCGCCGTGGCCACCACGCTGACCTCCACGGGCGCCGTCAACTCCTTCCACTCCTCCTTCACCGGGTTCGGTGGCGGGATCACGATGCTGGGCATGCAGCTCGGCGAGATCGCCCCCGGCGGTGTGGGATCCGGCCTCTACGGCATGCTGATCATGGCGATCATCGCGGTGTTCATCGCAGGTCTGATGGTCGGCCGCACGCCCGAGTACCTGGGCAAGAAGATCGGCACCCGCGAGATCAAGTTCGCGGCCTGCTACATCCTCGTCACGCCCGCGCTGGTACTGGGCTTCACGGCGGCCTCGTTCGCCCTGGACACCCCGGCCAACTCGATGACGAACAGCGGCGCGCACGGATTCGCCGAGATCCTCTACGCGTACACCTCCGGCGCCAACAACAACGGTTCCGCCTTCGCGGGTCTGAACGCCGACACGCAGTGGTTCAACTCGACGATCGGCATCGCGATGCTGCTCGGCCGGTTCCTGCCCATGGTGTTCGTCCTCGCGCTGGCCGGCTCGCTCGCCGAGCAGAGGCCCGTCCCCGAGAGCGCGGGCACGCTGCGGACCGAGAAGCCGCTCTTCACCGGCCTGCTGGTCGGCACGATCATGATCATTACCGGGCTGACCTACTTTCCGGCCCTCGCGCTGGGACCGCTCGCCGAAGGGCTGGCGTCATGACCATCGACGTAAAGAAGCAAGAGGACAGTGTGTCCACCACGACTCCGACGAAGGCGCCGCACGGTGACCTGTCCGGCGGACACCAGCCGGCCGGACGTGTCGGCGGGGGTCTGTTCG contains:
- a CDS encoding FtsX-like permease family protein — encoded protein: MARRSALGRVVRGGVGRRRVQTAVIALTTLLSVAAAVLAVGLLVASQGPFDRAFAQQRGAHLTVQFDGSAITGQGIAATADATGVDATAGPFAVASVRLYDTQGAPPGFEPPALTVVGRGSPEAPVDRLELVEGRWAGASGEIVMERGAAQGGTGLGTRFRAGDTELTVVGIAESAGESADAWVVPAQLPGLAGTPTGSRPGSPPGLQMLYRLTDSATRADIEAGRAAIAAAVPPRAIAGTQSYLDVRQTAQENTAAFVPFITAFALLGLAMSVLVIGIVVSGAVGAATRRIGILKSLGFTPLQVGRAYVGQALIPASVGAVLGAALGNVIAVPLMAEVAEAYGTAAVLIPLWVDLVVPAGALVVVAATAFGPALRAARLRTVLVLGAGRTGGGRRGGRARHLLGRLPLPRPVVMGLGSPFARPARSATMAAAVAFGALAVTFAVGLGSTLVAVKTGGDPDRGGTVTVHTVSPPGPDVTRPPEPADPAKVAAAIQARSDTASFHRTAKSQVGVAGLKGGIPLVAYEGDTAGAGAGVTMVSGRWFSGPGEAVAAARFLQAAGVRVGETVAVSDRGRTVRLRIVGEVFDLGDKGMTLRTDASSVAALETRFLPADFSVELTAGTDPARYVEELNAALTPLGAWAAATEAGKSSVILAMQALIAMLTLMLVAVACLGVLNTVVLDTRDRVRDLGVLKALGMTPRQTVVQVLTSVGAIGVVAGAIGVPLGVTLHRTVMPAMGRAVGTTIPGAHIDVYGAGLLAALALAGVAIAITGALAPAVWAARTPTARALRTE
- a CDS encoding response regulator transcription factor, which translates into the protein MTEAPRVVLVDDQALVRTGFRMILAADGIEVVGEAADGDEAVAAVRRTRPDVVLMDIRMPGTDGLEATRRILQDEGTSPPRVVILTTYDLDQYVYAALSAGASGFLLKDVTPEHLAAAVRLVRSGDALLAPAITRRLVERFAMSRERTTSLHRDLSALTPRELEVFEALARGDSNAELAARFRLSEATVKTHVARILSKLRLRDRAQAVIAAYETGLVTPGSGGEPRRGF
- the kdpA gene encoding potassium-transporting ATPase subunit KdpA, which encodes MSPVLAGVLQLLALMAALGLAYRPLGDHMARVYSSDKHLRVEKWIYKAIGANPSVEMRWPAYLRGVLAFSAVSVLFLHLLQRVQGSLPGSLGFSSIDPDQAFNTAASFVANTNWQSYYGEQAMGHVVQTGGLAVQNFVSAAVGIAVAVALVRGFARSRTGELGNFWADLVRGVVRILLPISVIGALVLVACGAIQNFSGIHEVGQFMGGSQQWNGGAVASQEVIKVLGTNGGGYFNANSAHPFENPNPLSNLFEIFLILVIPFALTRTFGRMVGSLKQGYAILATMATIWLGFTALMMWTEFAHHGPAFDIAGGAMEGKETRFGIGGSSIFAVATTLTSTGAVNSFHSSFTGFGGGITMLGMQLGEIAPGGVGSGLYGMLIMAIIAVFIAGLMVGRTPEYLGKKIGTREIKFAACYILVTPALVLGFTAASFALDTPANSMTNSGAHGFAEILYAYTSGANNNGSAFAGLNADTQWFNSTIGIAMLLGRFLPMVFVLALAGSLAEQRPVPESAGTLRTEKPLFTGLLVGTIMIITGLTYFPALALGPLAEGLAS
- the kdpF gene encoding K(+)-transporting ATPase subunit F, whose product is MTAENIVGLLVAVALLGYLVLALVKPERF
- a CDS encoding ABC transporter ATP-binding protein, whose amino-acid sequence is MTDPLIDVREVRKAYDEGPPALDGLTLQVRPGEALAVLGPSGSGKSTLLNMIAGLDRPTTGSVSVDGLRVDALNETASAKYRRSRIGMVFQFFNLLDDLTVTDNVLLPAQLSGTAPAKAAARAAELLAQLGIDRHAHAYPGRLSGGERQRVAVARALMNRPPLLLADEPTGALDTASGTDVRNLLRELNTAGQTIVLVTHDLALAESCATRTIELVDGRIARDVRAVAR
- a CDS encoding histidine kinase, whose product is MNREEESVVRRLRALWSVGAPPPLSLRSWVADAVLALAVAVWTVVGDLDRSYVELVRWEPDRPDAPFPGGPSAPPVPPVPPPGAEQVVPVPPVPPVPQPGAEQVVPIVEHTLPPVELWELAAAVLTALPLVLRRRFPLTAYWMVVGATALLYQGDVTQDAITVTFASGLIAAYSAAMYSPHRMATAASLLAGVVLYAATPLVPEVDGGLVPVLVLLPVAVAAHGIHTWRQRAQALREEQQAALRRAVEQERARIARELHDVVTHNVSMMTIQAGAARKVLDKSPEQAREAMLAVEAAGRTAMSELRHVMGLLTMAADGPDPAATVDLAPQPGLDRLEELAGRVRDTGVPVELTVRGAPTGELTAGVELAAYRVVQEALTNAVKHAAGASVSVTVEYAPGEVRVEVADTGGTARPPAGPGGGRGLLGLRERLAVYGGTLHAGTRPRGGYGVRAVIPVEER